A portion of the Doryrhamphus excisus isolate RoL2022-K1 chromosome 20, RoL_Dexc_1.0, whole genome shotgun sequence genome contains these proteins:
- the LOC131107753 gene encoding uncharacterized protein C10orf105-like has protein sequence MNNSDKGTNYTFSAVFSQSNTTISPTISLPSSHSSDSHDPEFTIMLVLGLSLLLAGLAVFLAVCRPSEQQEGSEADCGPGEKLNHRRSQSSEPQLKVWRRLGSYRRSYNLSFRRPPYRRPHEHGNTRASRSPGTRTAQAGVSKEPQLTTPCLYDYVTEI, from the coding sequence ATGAACAACAGTGATAAGGGAACCAACTATACCTTCTCCGCGGTGTTCAGTCAATCAAACACCACAATCTCCCCCACCATCTCACTCCCATCATCCCATTCTTCAGACAGCCATGACCCAGAATTCACGATTATGTTGGTGCTGGGTTTATCGCTGCTGCTGGCAGGGTTGGCAGTCTTCCTGGCCGTGTGCCGACCCTCTGAACAGCAAGAGGGGAGCGAGGCCGACTGCGGCCCAGGAGAGAAACTGAATCATAGAAGAAGTCAGTCTAGTGAACCACAGCTGAAGGTGTGGAGGAGGCTGGGCTCCTACAGACGCTCGTACAATCTCTCTTTCAGAAGACCCCCCTATCGGAGGCCGCACGAGCATGGGAACACGCGTGCCTCACGGTCTCCTGGCACACGGACAGCTCAAGCGGGGGTCAGCAAGGAGCCCCAGCTTACTACGCCTTGTCTGTATGACTATGTCACTGAGATCTAG